The Alnus glutinosa chromosome 8, dhAlnGlut1.1, whole genome shotgun sequence DNA segment tttttttcttttttttttttgggggggggggggatataGCCTTAAATAGGGTAGAATAGTGAGAATACTTATGAAAATACCAATTATTTTGGTCTGTATATGAGTCGGGTTTTACTCCTTTTTGTGCAGATTTCTGTGATTTATGGTTTTCTAGAAGTAGATTGGTGAAATCTGATAatatattcatttcttttttcaaagcaAATAGATGAAGTTTGAATTGGGTCTGCTAGTTTTGGATGCAACAATTCAGTattgaaattagggtttttagaTGTAGAATGAATCGGTCTACTGGTTTTACATGCTACTATTCAGTCTGAAAATTAGGGGTTTTGGATGTAGAATAATGATACCGGCTACGCTTGCATCTAAGTAACTGGAtttgttaattattttgtgTTGCTCCTCTTACGGCAAAGAGTTACTCCCAATCAGCTAGATGTTGAGGATTTTGTGATAGGGTTGACCGACAATTGGTTATCAAAAGTTTGTAGTGTATTTGGTTTTCATGGTATGAAAGCTCGAGAAAAATCTGATTGGAATATTTTGTAAATTCACTATTTATTTGAAGTGGAACATATGTAGCATGCAACAATTTGTTTATATTCGTGGATCAAAGGTCTCAATTAAGCAAATTTAGCCTTGGTTAAGATGTCTATCatactatcatttttttttcttcctattggTCCCAACATCTCTATTTTAGTTAGATATTATCTAGATAACTATAATCTGTCAGCTGTATTGAACATTCTATGTGATTTGGagttatgttttttaatatatttctttgtttttttcgaCATGTAGTCATTCTGTCGCGACATCTTTTATTTCTTGTCTACATGTTTGGATTCCTTGTGAAAACTTAAATGCTAAAACATCTAGATGCAAGCATGCCTAGCTAAGTTGAATCATAGAACTAttgttgaaaacaaaagatGCAAATACATCAGAAGTGAGAAAGTGGACCATATAAAGATTTTTATTGGGCTCACTTACATTTTGACGCCCTTATGATTTGCTATGTTATATATGTATTACAGAAGTTCCACTCGGTCAAGAGATTCAGCTGTTCTTCAGAAAAATTCTCCATACAAGGTTCATTCTCAgttatttcttcttctatccTTTGGGTTTCAGAATAATAATCCTGGAttttgttcttatgtttttCTGTTTGGAGAGACCTGTTTCtaaatcatcttcttcttttttcccttgtATTGGGtctcaatgtttttttttttactagagCCGTTGAATGCAAGTTTTCTTGGGCTTATTTTGTTCTTCTAATCAACGTATGTTGCTTATCTTGGAATTGGAAATCTATATGGTCATTTGCAAAtgcataaaaaaagaaaaaggaaaaaaaaaatgtgttgtttACTTACTATCCGGATGCAAACTGTTTTTTGTGTAAATGATGGTTTAGGGACAATTGTATACATGATGTTTTTCAAACATGTCAGCAAATCGTGTCTAACCATTCCCTTGGATATAACAATCCGCAAGTAGTAAGATTTCTACTTTGTATGCCTTCATTTAGTATACTTAATGTTCTAATATGAGTATATTGTGGCAGGTGATTGTGGACAAAATTGAAAGAAGTGACATTGCTGATATTGATAAGAAGTTAGTTACATTTGCCCTTCTCTTGTATTTTGAAATGCGTCAATATATTGTTGTGATTTAAATTCCATTTTGTTATTCATGTCTGTAGTCCTTAATAACAAGAATATcaagaataattattcataaTGTTCCATTGAAGATACATATTGTTATTTATTCATAATGTTCTATCGTAGATCCATAttgttatttttacaaattgcaATGGAAAATATAACTCATCCATTTTTTTCCTCTATGTTCAGCAAAGTAAAATGCAAACACTTTATGACTCTTTAGAGGAGATTACTCCAAAAACAAGAGAATGGAGGGTCAAAGTGGTGGTTGCTGAAAAGATGATGGCACGCACTGCAATGCACAGCCCTAATAAATATCAGAGGCTTGTACTAGCTAATTCAAAGGtaagaaaacattttaaaaaaaaataaaaatatatactttctaGCTTAGGTTGTTATAATGTTTTTTACATACGGTAAGTAAAATTTACAAGGTTTAACATGAATGTTACAAATAAGCTATACAGTTGAAAAGAGttgaacaattttattttcttttcttttctcctttttcttcaaattatgaGGCTAAAGTATTTATTTCTGAGGCTATGTTTTGGAGTAGTTCAACTAAACACCATGCACATAAATCCAAAAAGTGTGAAAGATACTGGGTGTAATTGCTAAAAATTGTtgagttggattttttttttttaagtagtagttaaaagtaattgatgtgatataaagtataaagaatCTGTAtgaaaaactgaaaatgatttgtattgtaatgcattttttaaatttgaatagtaataaaaaaatgttgatgtgatataaaaaatgaaaaaaaaaaattagaatgttttgaagttgattgttttttggAAATGTGAAAATAAGGGAAGAGAATAAGTGGTATGTTGCCAAACAATTGCTTCATTGCATTTTAAAGTCTTCCAATATTTTAGGGTTGTGTACTTGCTATGGATTAcagtggcggacccagcctTGTGAGTATGGGGGggacaaattaaaagaaaaaaaaattggggggcaaaactaaaaaaataaacaaaattaagggtaaaatttaattttttttagaattttttgggaaaattttggGGGTTGGGGTGCCTCTAATGGATTATGTTTTGAGTTATATTTGATCTCTAACTTGATGGTGTAGAAGAGAGAATAATTGTATTAAGTGAGAGAGGATATCAATATATTCACAAACTTGTTTGATAACTACGGTTATATCAAAATCTTAAATAAATACTTTTTGAAGCATGTGATCTTCCTAAGCAATATATATGTATTGGTTCAATTTGTACCTAAATGACCTTCATAGTATCAGTGCAATTACTATATTGATTTCCCTCAATTTGGTTTGAAACTTTGCTTCTTTTCACCAAATATGTGGTGTATGTTTTATaaaacttctctttttttttattatctttttttctaTGGAGTTATGAGATTccatgttttccttttttattgttAGATCATAGTGTTCTTTACATTTTGTTCTTATGATCCATTGTCAAATAGTTAATATGAATTTGTGCTTTAAGTAACTTGAAATTGGTGGGCCTTTCAAGAGCATGCTCTTTATAGAGGAGTTTGGTTATGAACCTTATCATAAGTATGCTTCGTTGCTACAATGTATTTATCCTTATTCTTTTGTTGCATAGTAAACACGAATTGAACTCTATTAAGTGCATTGTCTCTTATGTACATCAGATCTACCTTCCTATAATATATTATAcctcaaattttttgttaacaaatATCTCAGATGATGTGAGCATTATAAATTATGTTGCTTTTCATTTTCTGCAACAATTCGTTTCTGCACTCTTTTTCCTTTCCAATgttaatattgatatttttgctTTTATGATTTATCAAACTTCTCATACTTTTATTCTCATGCAAATAGGAGCACATTACCAATATACAAAGTCTTGCAAGGCTTTCTTTGGAACAAGGATTTTTTATTCGGCTAAAGGCTACAATGTCAAAAATTCAATATTGCAATTGTACAAGAGCTACTAGACGGAGATCAATCAATTTCTACAACCCATGAATTCGCAACTTCATCTACTTCTTTCACCAACAACTAAATTGCAAGGTGGCGACATATTTTGAAACAGATTTAgaattaaacaattttttgaaaaatcaaactcatGATAGAAATCTTATGCTAATTGTAGTTGCTAATAGTTTGGTTTGATCAAGTTAGTTGTATGCTTCGATGGTGGCATGGTTTTTGTAGTGTTTATGTATATGTTATGAAGACTATTGAAACATAAATTTTTTGGTATGTTATGATGATAGTTCATAGAGCATGCTTGTAAACATGCTCTATATTTATAAACATCATAACTTTTCAAAGTCCATGATGCGTTATATTTATATAAcgaaaaaaacttttatttggaattataattttatgtaCCTATAAGTTGGTTGAAATAAACACaatgaataatattatacatGATTTCAGAGATTTCCAATACATTTGATTTGAAGTTATAACATATGTGTGCTATCTAAAttaactatcattttcttttagtatGTCGTATTTACTAAATTTTATAGTTTActttatttgtttcaaaaattcaatatataCTTGTTCAATAATctagatattatatatatataatgttaataATTATAGTTTGTTGATTGGTATGATCCACCCGCAATCCTCCTTGAAAACAAGTTTGTTGATTAAAAGCAATAGCATTTTTGGACAGCATCAACTTAATTTTTACTAGTAGTAGTTTTTAGATGATTAACTACACGTTCTTTTGTACTAGGGAAGAGAGAGTGATTGCACATGTTCACCTTTCCGGGTTTTCTCAACGACGCTACTTCTATCATAATGGTGAATTACTTATTTAACTCCCATACAGACTATTCTTGTAGACAATTCTGGTGGATTAAGACTTCCAGCAATTTCGTTGAGcgaattgctaataatttggaTGGGAAATATGAGAAAACCGTTACGGAGTCTACCTACTTAAACAGATCTCAAACATTCCATTCACCTGCTCGAACAGATATGCCCCATAAAGGCTCTTTTATATTTACTGCACATATTGCTAACAATCCAGACAGTAAATTGCTGAAAATCCGAATCCAATTTTGATTTGAAGCACCCTGACCAAGAATTTCTGCGAGCTTAACCTTCATCTCTATTGATCTCTAAAACACATATCCTTGGTTACAGCATCGATTCAATTGCAGACTACCTCTAAAACAAACATATGGGTACAAAATAGGTGGGGAAGTTTGATAGGGAAGCCAAGTTAGAGAACTACGGTTTGATCAAAATCGGAAGGAATCATCTGACCCATACTTACTCCTGATATTATAAGGTTCATACTTGGGAATGTCATAATGCGCTGCCTTCGTCTCAATGGGCTTTGGCTCTGGTCCTACCGCCTCAAAAGCCGCTTCATTTTTATCTCGCTGGCGATGCCTTGTCCTATCTTTCTGGCTCTTAGACTTGCTATAAGGAGGAACCTCACCCGATCCATAGAAGTCTGAATACTCTGGTCGCTTTGAAGACCGGTACTTGCTTGACTGCGAGGGGTCCTTAAAGCTGGCTGATTTGATCTTTGGGGGCTTCATTTCCGAGTATCTATCACTTTTATTAGGAGCATGAGCCAGCCGAGTTTCAGAAAGAGGAGCAGTAGTTGTCTGTCTCTGAACAAATGCAGGCTCAGCTTCAACCTCGGGCATCCGGAGGGAATCTTTTAAAGGAGTGAGGCCATTCCTGCGGCTATCCATTCTGAAACGAGTGGGTACAAAGTAAAGGAGCATGCCAGCCATTGCTTCAAGTGCAAGCTTGGACAGATCGATGATGAGTTGTCCAAAAGACGGCCATCCCGGTTCCTCTTTTCCACTATCTATGATGGGAGTGGGCTTTTTTTTGCCTGAATGATCCTTAAATTCACTGTCTGGAAGTTGCTGCTGCAACAATAAGCAAGTACACATAAATGGGCATCTATTTTTAACAGAAAAATCATGGTTTGACCTTCCAAGACCCACGAAAAACAACTTTCAAGACTATTAAGACAACAGAAATGGCAGTGACGACCACAAGGTGCCTCTTAATCTACTACATACAATTGAGCTTAAAATCTTTTGGTAGGATGTTCTGTTATAACTGTAAAAGAACCAGGTTacagaaagaggaaaaagaatgaAATTTAAGTAGGATATCAGAGTTTGAACAGTAGAAATGATCTAAATTTTCTATTTCTCCACTTAATTGGTTGAAAGAGATATACCGTCCTCGAGGAAAAAGTAGGTCCAATTCCCTGCTGAAGCATACATGTAGCATATCCCACCAAGACAGCACCAACAACCATAAGCACATCTGCCAAAACATCCAAAGTCACTATGCGGCAGTGCAACAAGAGCCTCAGCCATGACACAGAAGAAATAATTCCAATTTTTATATGGGACAAtagatttattaaattgaaacaaaatatcataGCGAATACATGGAATTGTGGAATGAGGAAGTCTGGGACTTTAT contains these protein-coding regions:
- the LOC133875875 gene encoding uncharacterized protein LOC133875875 isoform X1, with translation MRNSHLFLIFIALVVTFTLQFEAHAAPAGPLIKHVSSILKWTRSSTKTPQSDGNVLQFENGYLVETVVEGNEIGVVPYRIRISEDGELFAIDEVNSKVVRITPPLSQYSRGRLVAGSFQGYTGHVDGKPSEARFNHPKGITMDDKGNVYVADTLNLAIRKIGDAGVTTIAGGKSNVAGYRDGPSEDAKFSNDFDVVYVRPTCSLLVVDRGNAALRQISLNQEDCDYQDSSISATDVLMVVGAVLVGYATCMLQQGIGPTFSSRTQQLPDSEFKDHSGKKKPTPIIDSGKEEPGWPSFGQLIIDLSKLALEAMAGMLLYFVPTRFRMDSRRNGLTPLKDSLRMPEVEAEPAFVQRQTTTAPLSETRLAHAPNKSDRYSEMKPPKIKSASFKDPSQSSKYRSSKRPEYSDFYGSGEVPPYSKSKSQKDRTRHRQRDKNEAAFEAVGPEPKPIETKAAHYDIPKYEPYNIRSKYGSDDSFRF
- the LOC133875875 gene encoding uncharacterized protein LOC133875875 isoform X3, with the translated sequence MGPLIKHVSSILKWTRSSTKTPQSDGNVLQFENGYLVETVVEGNEIGVVPYRIRISEDGELFAIDEVNSKVVRITPPLSQYSRGRLVAGSFQGYTGHVDGKPSEARFNHPKGITMDDKGNVYVADTLNLAIRKIGDAGVTTIAGGKSNVAGYRDGPSEDAKFSNDFDVVYVRPTCSLLVVDRGNAALRQISLNQEDCDYQDSSISATDVLMVVGAVLVGYATCMLQQGIGPTFSSRTQQLPDSEFKDHSGKKKPTPIIDSGKEEPGWPSFGQLIIDLSKLALEAMAGMLLYFVPTRFRMDSRRNGLTPLKDSLRMPEVEAEPAFVQRQTTTAPLSETRLAHAPNKSDRYSEMKPPKIKSASFKDPSQSSKYRSSKRPEYSDFYGSGEVPPYSKSKSQKDRTRHRQRDKNEAAFEAVGPEPKPIETKAAHYDIPKYEPYNIRSKYGSDDSFRF
- the LOC133875875 gene encoding uncharacterized protein LOC133875875 isoform X2, which gives rise to MRNSHLFLIFIALVVTFTLQFEAHAAPAGPLIKHVSSILKWTRSSTKTPQSDGNVLQFENGYLVETVVEGNEIGVVPYRIRISEDGELFAIDEVNSKVVRITPPLSQYSRGRLVAGSFQGYTGHVDGKPSEARFNHPKGITMDDKGNVYVADTLNLAIRKIGDAGVTTIAGGKSNVAGYRDGPSEDAKFSNDFDVVYVRPTCSLLVVDRGNAALRQISLNQEDCDYQDSSISATDVLMVVGAVLVGYATCMLQQGIGPTFSSRTQLPDSEFKDHSGKKKPTPIIDSGKEEPGWPSFGQLIIDLSKLALEAMAGMLLYFVPTRFRMDSRRNGLTPLKDSLRMPEVEAEPAFVQRQTTTAPLSETRLAHAPNKSDRYSEMKPPKIKSASFKDPSQSSKYRSSKRPEYSDFYGSGEVPPYSKSKSQKDRTRHRQRDKNEAAFEAVGPEPKPIETKAAHYDIPKYEPYNIRSKYGSDDSFRF